The following coding sequences are from one Lysinibacillus sp. FSL W8-0992 window:
- a CDS encoding response regulator transcription factor produces the protein MTKILVVEDEFAISQVLKAYLQKVGYEVVQCFTGGQAIEVFTEHQPDLVLLDIMLPEKNGWTILREIRNESACPVIMLTALGDVNYRLEGFDQGADDYIPKPFIADEVVARVKAVLRRAENNHETTLKKRFGQLEIDMQAHQVHLNGQEIVLTPRDLSVLLFLAEHPNQTFTRDQLIEQVWGWEYDGSDRAVDLAVKRLRKALINWDEAEGEIKTLRGLGYQLSVQKK, from the coding sequence ATGACCAAAATATTAGTGGTGGAAGACGAATTCGCAATTAGCCAAGTATTGAAGGCTTATTTGCAAAAGGTTGGATATGAAGTTGTACAATGCTTTACGGGTGGTCAGGCAATAGAAGTGTTTACGGAACATCAGCCTGATTTAGTATTATTAGATATTATGTTACCTGAAAAAAACGGCTGGACGATTTTACGAGAAATTCGCAATGAGAGCGCTTGTCCAGTTATTATGCTAACTGCGTTAGGGGATGTAAATTACCGTTTAGAAGGTTTCGATCAAGGTGCAGACGATTATATTCCTAAACCGTTTATAGCTGACGAAGTTGTCGCGCGAGTAAAGGCTGTATTAAGGCGAGCTGAAAACAATCATGAAACAACTTTAAAGAAGCGATTTGGTCAGTTGGAAATTGATATGCAGGCGCATCAAGTGCACCTCAATGGTCAAGAAATTGTGTTAACACCGCGGGATTTATCGGTGCTCTTATTTTTAGCAGAACATCCAAATCAAACATTTACAAGAGATCAGCTCATTGAACAAGTATGGGGCTGGGAATATGACGGCAGTGATCGAGCCGTCGATTTAGCGGTGAAGCGATTACGGAAAGCGCTTATAAACTGGGATGAAGCAGAAGGAGAGATTAAAACATTACGTGGATTGGGGTATCAGTTAAGTGTTCAAAAAAAATAG
- a CDS encoding sensor histidine kinase, producing MFKKNRRISLLNYWTRRYLLTLFIGLAIISLISASWIRHTAFENRLDLMNFIAEETVYRLTDTTGSNAPTDGIPGFIGNRERYNMREIDPILYVVDVKGNVLTSNRPMPPGSTNNVANLLDNEEGTKKILVEVDSKKTVQYVVKKKIEKDNNVVGWVLVLEKKENLTKVQQEYGQLALLIGALAVLGWGAIYFLSKRLVRPIKQVAEAAKQVQEGNYTFDLPQNNKEEEIFELVTSFKEMANKLEQLERTRTELLAGVTHELKTPVTSISGLLQAVRDGVVTGKDAKEFIQMALLETTKMKTMVGDLLAFNSFAVDAIPVKLVTVNVNHLVRDAVAQWEVMEDEENVKIQVNYLLESVNVQADVVRMQQIFTNLLTNAKQAMQEGLVTITLRQKLDRVIIAVKDTGNGITQEDQAFIFERFYRGENKKYAVRGLGLGLPLSKMMAQSIGGDLRLVESNPTGTCFEITLLKATTL from the coding sequence GTGTTCAAAAAAAATAGGCGAATCTCCTTACTCAACTATTGGACGAGACGTTATTTACTTACACTCTTTATAGGGCTAGCCATTATCTCTTTAATTTCCGCTAGCTGGATACGTCACACAGCTTTTGAAAATCGGCTTGATTTAATGAATTTTATAGCGGAAGAAACAGTTTATCGGTTGACGGATACGACTGGTTCAAATGCGCCTACAGACGGCATACCAGGCTTTATCGGTAATCGTGAACGATATAATATGAGAGAAATTGATCCGATTTTATATGTAGTTGATGTAAAAGGCAATGTTCTGACAAGTAATCGACCGATGCCTCCAGGAAGCACTAATAATGTTGCTAACTTATTAGATAATGAAGAAGGAACAAAGAAGATACTAGTCGAAGTCGATAGCAAAAAGACAGTTCAATATGTAGTGAAAAAGAAGATTGAAAAGGATAATAATGTAGTTGGATGGGTGCTTGTGCTAGAGAAAAAGGAAAATTTGACAAAAGTTCAACAAGAATATGGTCAACTTGCCTTACTAATTGGAGCTCTTGCTGTCCTAGGCTGGGGAGCGATCTATTTCTTATCAAAGCGCTTAGTACGTCCAATTAAGCAGGTAGCTGAAGCGGCTAAACAAGTACAAGAAGGCAATTATACATTTGATTTACCTCAAAATAATAAAGAAGAAGAAATTTTCGAGCTTGTCACATCCTTTAAGGAAATGGCCAATAAGCTAGAACAATTAGAGAGAACGCGAACAGAGCTGCTTGCTGGTGTGACGCATGAGCTGAAAACGCCTGTTACGTCCATTAGTGGGCTTTTGCAGGCTGTAAGAGATGGTGTTGTAACTGGTAAGGACGCTAAAGAATTTATTCAAATGGCTTTGCTCGAAACGACGAAAATGAAAACGATGGTTGGAGATTTACTAGCTTTTAATAGTTTTGCAGTAGATGCGATCCCTGTTAAGCTCGTCACAGTGAATGTCAATCATCTTGTGCGAGATGCTGTGGCACAGTGGGAAGTGATGGAGGATGAAGAAAACGTTAAAATACAAGTAAATTATCTTCTGGAGTCAGTAAATGTGCAGGCAGATGTCGTACGTATGCAGCAAATATTCACAAACCTTTTAACAAATGCAAAGCAAGCAATGCAGGAAGGGTTAGTGACGATTACATTAAGGCAAAAACTTGATAGGGTCATTATTGCTGTTAAAGATACAGGGAACGGAATAACTCAAGAAGATCAGGCATTTATTTTCGAACGATTTTATAGAGGGGAAAATAAAAAATACGCTGTTCGAGGACTAGGCTTAGGTTTACCATTAAGTAAAATGATGGCTCAATCAATTGGTGGTGATTTACGTTTAGTTGAAAGTAATCCAACAGGAACATGCTTTGAAATAACCTTATTAAAGGCTACTACGCTGTAA
- a CDS encoding peptidyl-prolyl cis-trans isomerase — protein sequence MTINSRFIKIFAVPVALAMLLTGCGESTDYVATVDGEKILQTELDEALRSQYGTDMLNTLIDNKIIELEAKKEGITISDDAIKVEYDELVESYGGEDALQEALDANGLTKESVNDNIRMYLMTKDVIAASIDITDEELKQYFEENKDDYGQPEQVAASHIFLEDEATAKEVEAKIKAGEDFAELAKAYSTDTDTSEDGGDLGYISRGQMDEQFEEAAFALEKDAVSGVVQSAEGYHIIKVTGKVPAEEAVFEDVKDEIYETVLETRINEEYTTWLAEKQEQYKIEKK from the coding sequence ATGACTATAAATTCAAGGTTTATCAAGATATTTGCTGTTCCCGTTGCATTAGCAATGCTATTAACTGGATGTGGAGAGAGTACCGATTATGTGGCAACGGTGGACGGTGAGAAGATTCTCCAGACAGAGCTAGATGAGGCATTGCGCAGTCAATATGGCACAGACATGTTAAACACACTCATAGACAATAAAATCATCGAACTCGAGGCAAAAAAAGAAGGCATTACTATATCGGATGACGCCATTAAAGTGGAATATGATGAATTGGTTGAATCGTATGGCGGGGAGGATGCTTTACAAGAAGCACTCGATGCAAATGGTCTAACGAAGGAGAGTGTCAATGATAATATTCGAATGTATCTGATGACGAAGGATGTAATTGCAGCAAGCATTGACATTACAGATGAGGAATTAAAGCAATATTTTGAAGAAAATAAGGATGACTACGGTCAACCAGAACAAGTTGCAGCTAGTCATATTTTTCTTGAGGATGAAGCAACTGCAAAAGAGGTTGAAGCGAAAATAAAAGCTGGTGAGGACTTTGCTGAGCTAGCGAAAGCATATTCAACTGATACAGATACAAGTGAAGACGGCGGTGATTTAGGCTATATTAGCCGAGGGCAGATGGATGAGCAGTTTGAAGAGGCAGCCTTCGCTCTTGAAAAAGATGCCGTTAGCGGGGTAGTACAGTCAGCAGAAGGCTATCACATCATTAAAGTGACTGGTAAAGTGCCAGCAGAAGAAGCCGTATTTGAAGATGTTAAAGATGAAATTTATGAAACAGTATTGGAAACACGTATCAATGAAGAATATACGACTTGGTTAGCTGAAAAACAAGAGCAATACAAAATTGAAAAGAAATAG
- a CDS encoding polyphosphate polymerase domain-containing protein: MPKLTSFNPNGRKEIKQAISYPDYALLKSKIQHLMRLDHNAGPDGKYLIRSTYFDNFANKVLNEKKEGFINRDKYRVRIYGKSAALVNLERKSKRNNLTFKTKCVMTQTEYEKMRTGEITWMENDDRVLIRELFHEMKYHQIKPTTVVDYEREAYIYPFGNVRVTFDSKVQSSLRNTDMFSKNLPMVDVLEPNLVILEVKYDEYLPDIIKYLLQSVDTRAEAYSKYQLSRMHV, encoded by the coding sequence ATGCCTAAACTGACATCATTTAATCCAAATGGTCGCAAGGAAATTAAACAGGCAATCTCATATCCAGACTACGCACTTTTAAAAAGCAAAATCCAGCATTTGATGCGGCTGGATCACAATGCAGGTCCGGACGGTAAGTATTTAATTCGAAGCACATACTTCGATAATTTTGCTAACAAAGTTTTGAATGAAAAAAAAGAAGGGTTTATTAATCGAGATAAATACCGAGTACGTATTTATGGGAAATCCGCTGCTTTGGTAAATTTAGAGCGTAAAAGTAAGCGTAATAATTTAACGTTTAAAACGAAGTGTGTAATGACACAGACGGAGTACGAAAAAATGCGTACTGGTGAAATTACATGGATGGAAAATGATGATCGTGTTTTAATACGAGAATTATTTCATGAGATGAAATATCACCAAATTAAGCCGACGACGGTTGTCGATTATGAGCGAGAGGCGTACATTTATCCCTTTGGCAATGTACGTGTAACATTCGATAGTAAGGTGCAGTCAAGCCTTCGCAATACAGATATGTTCAGTAAAAATCTGCCTATGGTTGATGTGCTAGAACCGAACCTTGTCATTTTAGAAGTGAAATATGATGAGTACTTGCCAGATATTATTAAATATTTACTACAATCAGTGGATACACGTGCTGAAGCATATTCAAAATACCAGCTTAGCCGTATGCATGTATAA
- a CDS encoding DUF4956 domain-containing protein yields MDNMNFSDIFKSNFLEKTTSFSLTDSIIGLVVAFFVGLFIYAVYKKTFNGVIYSHSFNISLLIMTMATSLVIMGISSNVLLSLGMVGALSIVRFRTPIKDPMDLVYIFWAIVSGILCGAGFIPLVIIGAILIGLVLLVLVNKITIENPYLLIVKFEEDIACEEVERIIAAQSKKYALKSKSIIQNDEIETTYEIRVKQNDAKFMDNLTKVPGVKSAIMLSYDGNFTA; encoded by the coding sequence ATGGATAATATGAATTTTAGTGATATTTTTAAATCAAATTTTCTAGAGAAAACAACATCATTTTCATTAACAGATTCAATCATTGGACTAGTTGTTGCTTTCTTTGTTGGGCTATTTATTTACGCAGTATATAAGAAAACCTTTAATGGTGTGATTTATTCGCACTCCTTTAATATTTCGTTGCTCATTATGACTATGGCAACATCGCTCGTTATTATGGGTATTAGTTCTAACGTCTTGTTGTCTCTTGGTATGGTAGGTGCATTATCAATTGTTCGTTTCCGTACACCTATTAAGGACCCAATGGATTTAGTGTATATTTTCTGGGCAATAGTGTCAGGTATTCTTTGTGGAGCAGGATTCATTCCACTTGTTATTATTGGCGCAATATTGATTGGTTTAGTTCTACTAGTATTAGTGAATAAAATTACAATTGAAAATCCTTACTTATTAATTGTGAAATTTGAAGAAGATATAGCTTGTGAAGAAGTGGAGCGTATCATTGCTGCACAGTCTAAAAAGTACGCGTTAAAATCAAAATCAATCATACAAAATGATGAAATCGAAACAACATATGAAATTCGCGTGAAGCAAAATGATGCAAAGTTTATGGACAATTTAACAAAAGTACCTGGTGTAAAATCAGCAATTATGCTTAGCTACGATGGTAACTTCACAGCGTAA